DNA from Streptomyces luteogriseus:
CAGGCGGGCCAGCTGCGTCTCGGCCTTGCCGAGGAGGGGGCCGAGACCGTCGGTGAACCGGTCGAGCTCCTGCTTGACCCGGCCGAGCTCCTCCTTGGCGGCGGTCAGCTCACTGCGGGCGCGGGAGGCGGCGGAGGCCTCCAGGTCGTCCCGGTCCAGGTCGTGGGCGTCGACGGCGTTGATGTAGCGGTGGCTGGCCTCGTCGATGCGGTTGCCGAGGGCGTCGAAGTCGGCGACCGCGCGCCGGGCTGCGGGGGAGTCGTCGACGGCGGTGATCGTCTCGATCGAGATGCGCAGGTCGCGCTGGGCGGTGTCGAGCTCGTAGAAGGCCGCGGCGGCGGCGTCCTTCGCCGCCTGGGCCTCGGCCCGCTGGTTCTCGGCCCGGCCGCCGAACCAGCGCCGGGTGCCCCCGCCCGCGAAGGCGGCGGGCAGGGCCAGCGCGGCCAGCAGCGGAAGCCCGACCAGGGTGAGTGTGTCGCGGAGCGGGCCGGGGGTGCGGGGGATACGGCGGCGCGCACGATGTGCGCGCGGCACCGACGGCGAGTCCGGCTGTCCTGGTGTCGCCGTCACATCCCTCTCCCGTGCTGTCATCCACCCTGCCCGGTGTCATTCTCCCACCGGTTGAGGACGAACACACGGGCCGGTCAGTTCGCTGTTCGCACCGTCACTTTGCCGTCGCCGGTGTGGGCGGACACCACGTGGGCGCTGGTTTCGTCGCGGGGCACGGACACATCGACGCCGCCGTCACCGGTCTCGGTGGTCACGCGGTAGGTGGCCCGGGGCACCGCGATGGTCACGGAGCCGTCGCCGCTGCGGGACTCGACGCGGTCCGGTACGACGCCGAGTTCGAGACGGACGGAGCCGTCGCCGGTGTGGGTGCGGACGTCGCGGGAGGAGACGTCCGCCCGGATGGAACCGTCGCCGGTGCGCAGGTCCAGGGGGCCGGTGCTGTCGGTGACGCGGACGGAGCCGTCGCCCGTGCGGATGCCGAGGGAGTCCCGGAAGCCCCGGGCGCGGACGCTGCCGTCGCCGTCCTCGACCTTCACGGTGATGCCGCGGGGCACCTCGATGCGGTGCCTGGCCGAGCAGTCGGCGACGATGCCGGAGCACTTCAGACGCAGCTTCAGGCGGTCGTCCCGCATGGCCCAGGTGACCTCGGGTTCGTTGCCGACGACGACCGACCCCTTGAACCAGCGGGTCACCTCGACCTTGCCCGCGGGGTTGTCGCCGGCGGCGACGATCTCCAGCGCGGAGTCGTCGGAGTCGACGGTGAGGGTGCGGCCCTGGAGGCCGAAGGACCGGTGGTCGGGGTCCGTGTCGTCCCCGGCGGACGCGCCGCAGGCGCTGAGCCCGGCGACGAGCACCGCGACGGCACCGACGAGGGCGAAGGTGCGGGCGGTGGCGGTGCGTGTGGTCATGACGATCTCCCCCTGGACGGACGACGGGCGCTCTGGGGCGCTCTACGACCGTATGGATCCGGGGCCCGCAGGGGGATCCGGGCCACTCCCGGATGAGAGGTGGGGTTAACCCCAGCCGCGGCCCCGCCACGGCCCCGTGAAACGGGTTTGCGGGACCGTGCCCCGGGCCATGTAGGCTGTCGACTCGTCCTGGGCGTACGGCCCGGGATCCGGGGTGCGTAGCTCAGGGGTAGAGCGCCTGCCTTACAAGCAGGATGTCGGCGGTTCGAAACCGTCCGCGCCCACCACACCGATCCATACGGCGGAGGCCCTCCAGGGATGTTCCTGGAGGGCCTCCGCCGTCGGTGCCCGCGGGCTGGGATCAGTAGTTCGCGTTGGCGAGGAGCTCCCCGTCCTTGTCGTACACCGTGACGAGGCCGTTCTTCGACTCGTAGCAGGAGGTGAACGCGGAGGCGATCAGTTTGCCCTCGCCCTGGTGGGGGCCCATCAGGCCGCCGCTGAAGTCGGTGAAGACCTCCGCCGCGTCGAGGATGTCGTTGCGCTTGTCCGCGCCGGTCACCTTCGTGACGTGTCCGACCGCGGCCTTCTCCGTCGCCGTGCCGTTCTTGGCGACGCAGTCCCTGAACTGCTCGGCCTGGGGCTTCTCCTCGGCCGCCCCGGCCTTCTCGGCGCTGTCGCCCCCGGGCTTGCCGTCGGCGGCGACGGCCTTGTCCTTGTTGGAGGTGTCGCCGCTGTCGTCGCCTCCGCCACCCGTGGCGACGGCTGCGATGACGAAGAGGGCGAGGACGCCCGCGCAGCCGAGGCCCGCGATCTTGCCCACGCCGCGCTTCTTGGGCGGCTGGGGTGCCGGGGCGCCGTAACCGGGCTGCGGCGGGTGGGGCTGGGTCGGCTGCTGCGGGTACTGCTGGCTCATGGGTCTCCCTCGGGATCACTCGTGTCGTGCGTACGACCTGCCGGGGGAGCCGCGTGGTTGTAGAAGCCTGGACGAGTTCACCTGATGGGGGTACGGCCGGTCGCACATCCGGCGGCGACCCGTACGCGCGTGCACCCCGGGTCGATGCCGGAGCCGGGCCGTTCTCTACGATGAGCGGGTGGACAGCCCCGGGCAGCGTACTCAGCGAACCGTCGTGCGGCGGTGGCATGTGCTGTGTGTGCTGGGGCTGTTGGTGGGGCTGCTGGGGATGCACGGGCTGGCGCCCGGTGGTGGTCTGCCCCGGCAGGGCCATGGGGAGCAGGCGCACGCAGCGCAGGCGGCCGTGGAGCGGACCCATGGGTCCGCGGCCCATGAGCCCGAGACCCACGTCGTGCACTGCGGGCACTGCGGTGACGGGCATGTCCAGCACGCCGATGCGACCTGTGCGTCGGGGGCCGTGGCCGGGGGGCCGCTGGTGCCGCCGCTCGTTCCCGACCCGGTCCCCGTGGGCGAGGGGGAGAGCGCCGTTCGGGCGTATGCCGTCGTGAATACGGAGGGTGCCCGGGCCCCGCCTTCCCTCTCCGAGCTTCAGCTTCTGCGGATCTAGACACCACGCGTCACGCCGGCCGGTGCCGACCGGCGGCGGTGTGGCGCCCCCTCGTGTCCGGGATTGCCAGTCCTCGCAGAAGCAGGAGTTCACACATGAGCAGCAGCATTCGTACCCTGGCGCGCCGCGCCGCCCTGGTGGCGGCCACGGGCGCCGCGGCCCTCGTCCTCGCCGCGTGCGGCGGTGACGGTGCCGACCGGCCCGCGGGCGGTGCCGGGCACGGCGACGCCGGCAGCCACGCCCCCGCCGGAAGCCCGTCGCCCGCCGGCGCCCACAACCCCCAGGACGTGGCCTTCGCGCAGGGCATGATCCCGCACCACCGGCAGGCGCTGGAGATGGCGCGGCTGGCCGCGGACCGGGCCTCCTCCGGGACGGTCAAGGACCTCGCGAGGCGGATCGAGAAGGCGCAGGACCCGGAGATCCGGACCATGAGCGGTTGGCTGAAGACCTGGGGCGAGAAGGTCCCGGAGGGGACCGGAGCCGGCGGCATGGACCACTCCGCGTCGGGTCACTCCGGCATGCCCGGCATGATGGGCGGCGAGGACATGGCCGCGCTGGAGAAGCTGACGGGCAAGGCGTTCGACGTCCAGTTCCTGACCATGATGGTCGAGCACCACGAGGGGGCCGTGGAGATGGCCGGGACCGAGCAGAAAAAGGGCCGTCACACCGCCGCCAAGGCCATGGCCGACGACATCGTCACCGCCCAGAACGCCGAGATCAGCGAGATGAACAAGCTCCTCGGCAAGAGCGAGAGCAAGAGCTGACCTGACGGCCGGGCGTCACGGGGTTCCGTCGGTCTTCTCCGGCGGAACCCCGTGCGCGTGCTTCAGCTGCGAGCGGGCCGCCACTCGGTCGGAGCCTGCGAGCTCGGACCAGTAGCGGTGCGTGCTCACGAACACCGCGAGCTCGTGCTCGCGCTGCCGGAGCTTCTCCACCTCGGCCTGTTCGTCGGCGGTCCAGCCGGGGGAGGCGGGGCGTTCCACCTTGCGCCAGCCGTTGTCGTCGCTGAAGCCGTCCAGCGGCACCACCGACCAGGGCAGCCGCTTCAGCAGGGCCGACAGCTCGGCCCGGACCTGATGGAGTTCCTCCTGACCGGCCAGGAGGTCACTCGGAAAGTCATAGGTCGTAGCCACGCCCCAATGATACGCCTGTTCGAATTTGGCAGGCGAGTTCCTTCCTGGGGTTCAGGCGAACGGGTGTACCTCGTCCACGACCCGGGCCGCCACCGGGGCCGGGATCCCGTGCCGTTCGGCCGCGCGGAGCAACGCCCCGCCGATGGCGTCCAGTTCGAGCGGCCGGCCGGCCTCGGCGTCGCGCTGCATCGAGGACTTCGTCGCCGGCGGGAAGGCGTCGTAGCGGGCGAGGGCCCCGGCCGGGTCCGCCGGGCCGCCGCACGCCCGGCTGATGGCGGCCGTCTCCTCCACCAGGGCGGTCAGCTCGTCGCGGTGGTGGGTGCGGACGTCACCGAGAGGGAGGCCGTAGCGCGTGGTCAGCAGGGCGAACGGCGCCAGGAACGACATCTTCGCCCACAGGGCCGCCGTCTCGTCCTCCAGGACGCGGGTGGCCGGACCGGCCGCGGCGAAGGCTCCGGCGAGGGCGTCGAGGAGGGTCCGGGGCACGTCCGTGCCGGTCAGGTCGATCTCCGCGAAGGGGCTGCCGTGTTCGATGACGCCCGGCGCGACCCGGGTGGACTCGACGCGGATCACGGCGGGGGCCACCCGGTCGGGCCGGTAGCGGGCGCGCAGGGCGGCCGGATGCTCGACGCCGTTCAGGAACGGCACGAGGAGCCCATCGGACAGCACCGGGGCGGGAACGCGCGCCAGGGCGGCGTCGAGGGCGGTGTGCTTCACGGTGATCAGGCACGCGTCGACCGGTTCGCGCAGCTCGGTGTCGGCCTCGACGCGGGCGGTGAAGTCGCCGAAGCGGGCGCTGCGGACCTGGATGCCGTCGGTGCGCAGGGCCTCGGCGGTCTTCTCGCCGGACAGGCAGATCACGCGATGGCCGGCGCGTGAGAGCAGGGCGGCGAGCAGGCCGCCCACGCCGCCGGGGCCCAGGACGGCCACGCCGAGTTCGTTCGCCACGAGGAGTTCCTCTCGTCGGTCGGCCCCGGGATGGTGGCCGCCTCGGACGATCATGGCAGGCATCGCTGTCGTACGAGGGCCGGACGGGTGAGACTGGGGGCATGTGCCGGAGTATCAAGACGCTGCGCCCGCCCGCGATGCCCGAAGAGGCGACCGAGGCCGACGTGCGCGCTGCCGCCCTGCAGTACGTGCGGAAGGTGTCGGGCTTCCGCGCCCCCGCCGCTCACAACCAGGAGGTGTTCGACCGCGCCGTGGAGGCCGTCGCGCAGGCCACGGCCGAGTTGCTGGACGGTCTGGAGGTCCGCGGGGCCGGGGCGCGGAAGGCGAGCTGAGGGGGCGGACACCCCCGGGGGCGCCCCTGGACATCCCCGACACCCCCACCTCAGACATCCCAGGGCTGGTCAGATGGCCCCGGGGGCCGGCCTCAGACCGCCAGTTCGGGCTGCGGTTCGGGCCTCGGGGCGGGTGCGGGCTCCGCCTCCCACAGCCTGGTGGTCCGCCGGTAGCCGTAGACCACCGAGGCCATGGCCAGCAGGAGGAGGGGGCCGGATATCCACGGGTACGCGGCCATCTCCAGCGGCACGAAGCGGTAGGACGCCAGCAGCACCGCGAAGACGACCGTCCCGTAGCCGATGAGCCGGAGACCTGCCCGGTCCCAGCCGCGGTCGTACGTGCGCAGCCCTGCCTCGACCGTGTACGCGAACACCACACCGGCGATGAGGTCCACGCCGTAGTGCCAGCCGAATCCCAGTGTGGCGGCGAGGGTCGCCACCAGCCAGAACGTGCCGGCGTAACGCAGGGCGCGCGGCCCCTTGCGGGAGTGGATGAAGATCGTGGTCGCCCAGGCCGTGTGCAGGCTGGGCATGCAGTTGCGCGGGGTGATCTCGTCGAACGGCATCGCGTACGGGGTGATGACCGGCGGCAGGGTGTCCGGCCACAGGTTGGCCGCCGCCCAGTGCCCGCCCTCGGGGCCGTAGGCGAACATCGGCCCGACCACGGGGTAGATCATGTAGAAGGCCGGTCCGAGCAGGCCGATCAGCAGGAAGGTGCGCACCAGGTGGTGGCGCGGGAAGCGCCGCTCGGCCGCCACGTTGCGCAGCTGGTACAGCGCCACGCAGACCGCTGCCACGGCGAGCTGCGCGTACACGTAGTCGAGGGCGTGCTCGCCGACCGGGCCGCTCGCCCGCAGGAGCCGGCCCGCCAGCCACGACGGGTTGCCCAGCGCGTGATCGGCCATGGCGACGTACGGGTCGAGGGTGAGCGGGCGGGTCTTCGAGGTGATCAGCAGCCAGGTGTCACCGGTCTTGCGGCCGGTCACCAGCAGCAGGCCGAGCCCTACGCCCTTCAGCATCAGGACGCGCTCGGGGCCGGTGCGCCGGGTGAGGGCGATGACCGCGAGGCCGAGGATCACCCACAGCGCGCCGTTGCCGAACGGGTGGCCCTCGTCGGGATAGGTGCCGGTCGCCCACCGCACCAGCAGGAAGGCGAGGTCGATGCCCATCGCGGTGCCCAGGGCGATGAGCCGTTGCCGCCAGGTGAGCACCACCATCGTCAGCGCCAGGCTCGCGTACAGCAGGAACCCGGACTTCGGCGCGTGGATCACCTCGCGGGCCTGTGCGGTGATCGGCCCCTGGAAGCCGAAGTGGTGCGCGGTGATCTGGAGCGCGACGAGGAATCCGAGAGTGATCACGCCTGCCGCGACCCACAGCAGCCCCCGGGGGTGCCGCCTCGCGGCGAGCGCGATCCGTCTCGTCGGGGAGTCCTTCCGCGACGCCGTGGTGGTCATGTCCCCCGCTTCCAGGTCCGGGTGATCGTGGTGGTGGGCCGGAGCCCGTGCTACGACGTCCGCGGCTCGCGCCGCATCAAGAACGCCGCCCCCGCCCCCGCGCCGAACAGCGCCCCCACCGACACCGCCGCCGCCAGCCAGCTCGCGCCCAGCCAGTGGGCGCCGAACCAGCCGAGGGCGACGCTGTACACGGCCCAGGTGAAGCCGGCCAGGGCCGACCAGGGCAGGAAGTCGCGGGCGCGACGGTGGGCGGCGCCCGCGCCGAGGGAGACCACCGAGCGGCCGGCGGGTGCGAAACGGGCGAGGACGACGAGGGCGCCGCCGCCCTGGGCGAGGGCCGCGCCGAGCCGTTCCTGTGCGGTGGTCAGGCGCCGGGAACGGGAGATCACCCGGTCCAGACGGGCCCCGCCGCGCCAGGCGAGGCGGTAGGCGACCAGGTCGCCCAGGACGGAGGCGGTGGCCGCGCAGAGGGTCAGGGCGAGGATGTCGGGCACGTCGGTCGCCGTGCCCGCTGCCGCCGCCGTGGCCGCCGTGATCACCAGGACGCCGCTGGGCAGCACCGGCAGGAACACGTCGAGCAGGACGGACAAGGCCACCACCGCGTAGATCCATGGGCTGCCGATCGGCAGCCCCACTTGCTCCAGCACCGCAACTCCCCGTGGCTCCCCCGTGGGCCAGACCGTGCCGCGGTGGCGCGGGGGAGCGGCAGGAGTGGCCATGACAGCCATAGAGCGTACGCCTGGGGTGTGACGGGCGGTTCACGGGGGGCTCATACGTTCGGTGTGGACTGTTCACCTCGTCGCGGCTCGTCCGGCTTTGTCGGTATATGGGCGAGCGTCGCCGTCGACGCCCTGATCGAGGGCCCGTACGGACGGAACGGCGCCTCCCCCCGAGGGGAAGGCGCCGCTGGGCGTTCGACGGGCCAGGCAGCTCAGGCCGCCACCGGCGTCTGGTCCGCGGAGCGCCGGTCTTGGGTCGAGGTGCGCTTGGCCAGCAGCCGGTCCAGGCCGAACGCGCCGGAGCCCGTGAAGATCAGCAGGAACATGGCCCAGCAGTACATCGCCGCACCTTCGCCGCTGTTCTCGATCGGCCACAGGCCCTGGGGCTGGTGGACCTTGAAGTACGCGTACGCCATCGCCCCGGAGGAGATG
Protein-coding regions in this window:
- a CDS encoding DUF4097 family beta strand repeat-containing protein — encoded protein: MTTRTATARTFALVGAVAVLVAGLSACGASAGDDTDPDHRSFGLQGRTLTVDSDDSALEIVAAGDNPAGKVEVTRWFKGSVVVGNEPEVTWAMRDDRLKLRLKCSGIVADCSARHRIEVPRGITVKVEDGDGSVRARGFRDSLGIRTGDGSVRVTDSTGPLDLRTGDGSIRADVSSRDVRTHTGDGSVRLELGVVPDRVESRSGDGSVTIAVPRATYRVTTETGDGGVDVSVPRDETSAHVVSAHTGDGKVTVRTAN
- a CDS encoding DUF6153 family protein yields the protein MDSPGQRTQRTVVRRWHVLCVLGLLVGLLGMHGLAPGGGLPRQGHGEQAHAAQAAVERTHGSAAHEPETHVVHCGHCGDGHVQHADATCASGAVAGGPLVPPLVPDPVPVGEGESAVRAYAVVNTEGARAPPSLSELQLLRI
- a CDS encoding DUF305 domain-containing protein produces the protein MSSSIRTLARRAALVAATGAAALVLAACGGDGADRPAGGAGHGDAGSHAPAGSPSPAGAHNPQDVAFAQGMIPHHRQALEMARLAADRASSGTVKDLARRIEKAQDPEIRTMSGWLKTWGEKVPEGTGAGGMDHSASGHSGMPGMMGGEDMAALEKLTGKAFDVQFLTMMVEHHEGAVEMAGTEQKKGRHTAAKAMADDIVTAQNAEISEMNKLLGKSESKS
- a CDS encoding ketopantoate reductase family protein, whose protein sequence is MANELGVAVLGPGGVGGLLAALLSRAGHRVICLSGEKTAEALRTDGIQVRSARFGDFTARVEADTELREPVDACLITVKHTALDAALARVPAPVLSDGLLVPFLNGVEHPAALRARYRPDRVAPAVIRVESTRVAPGVIEHGSPFAEIDLTGTDVPRTLLDALAGAFAAAGPATRVLEDETAALWAKMSFLAPFALLTTRYGLPLGDVRTHHRDELTALVEETAAISRACGGPADPAGALARYDAFPPATKSSMQRDAEAGRPLELDAIGGALLRAAERHGIPAPVAARVVDEVHPFA
- a CDS encoding DUF2277 domain-containing protein — protein: MCRSIKTLRPPAMPEEATEADVRAAALQYVRKVSGFRAPAAHNQEVFDRAVEAVAQATAELLDGLEVRGAGARKAS
- a CDS encoding phosphatase PAP2 family protein is translated as MTTTASRKDSPTRRIALAARRHPRGLLWVAAGVITLGFLVALQITAHHFGFQGPITAQAREVIHAPKSGFLLYASLALTMVVLTWRQRLIALGTAMGIDLAFLLVRWATGTYPDEGHPFGNGALWVILGLAVIALTRRTGPERVLMLKGVGLGLLLVTGRKTGDTWLLITSKTRPLTLDPYVAMADHALGNPSWLAGRLLRASGPVGEHALDYVYAQLAVAAVCVALYQLRNVAAERRFPRHHLVRTFLLIGLLGPAFYMIYPVVGPMFAYGPEGGHWAAANLWPDTLPPVITPYAMPFDEITPRNCMPSLHTAWATTIFIHSRKGPRALRYAGTFWLVATLAATLGFGWHYGVDLIAGVVFAYTVEAGLRTYDRGWDRAGLRLIGYGTVVFAVLLASYRFVPLEMAAYPWISGPLLLLAMASVVYGYRRTTRLWEAEPAPAPRPEPQPELAV
- a CDS encoding DedA family protein, which codes for MLEQVGLPIGSPWIYAVVALSVLLDVFLPVLPSGVLVITAATAAAAGTATDVPDILALTLCAATASVLGDLVAYRLAWRGGARLDRVISRSRRLTTAQERLGAALAQGGGALVVLARFAPAGRSVVSLGAGAAHRRARDFLPWSALAGFTWAVYSVALGWFGAHWLGASWLAAAVSVGALFGAGAGAAFLMRREPRTS